Genomic segment of Mesorhizobium sp. B1-1-8:
GTTGCAGATCGATATTGCGGATATGAGAAGAGGATTGCGAGGAATGCCTCGAACATTGGGCTGGAGCTGGCAGCCATGGGTGCAGGCTGCGTCGCAATCCAGTATTCACTTGCAACGACTTCGTTAAGCGTCGGGCCCTTGTTCAAGCCCTTTGCCATGCGCGCTGTTAGTCCTTGCGAACATACTCTCTCAGAAGGCCAGCTCTCGAAAGGCAGTGATGAAAACAGTCAGAAGCTGGATAATAGAACAAGCCGCGCGCATAAGCGGGATGCAGCGCTGGCCAGCAGCGGTTCGGCACTCGAGCCCCGTGTCGCCGAAAGGTGAAAGCTGACCGCCTGACACTTGTGCTGCTCGCCATTCCCAAATACCAAAGTGGCGTAGCAACTGGAGTTTGAAAATTGCCCGCACAAGACGAAACCAACATCGAAATAATCAGCCTGACCGCGGACATTGTGTCGGCGTATGTAAGCAAGAACCCCCTGCCCGCGGCCAATTTGCCGGATTTGATTGCTTCCATTCACTCGTCTCTGACAGGTATAAAAGGGCCAACTGTGGTTGAGCAGCCACCCCTTGTGCCCGCAGTGAATCCAAAGCGATCCGTTACGCCGGATTACATCATCAGCCTTGAAGACGGTCGGAAGTTTAAGATGATGAAGCGCTATCTTGGTTTGTTGGGACTGACTCCCGACGAATACAGAGCCAAATGGGGATTGCCTCGCGACTATCCCATGGTTGCTCCGAACTATGCAACGGCGCGTTCCGCCTTAGCCAAATCGATCGGGCTTGGTCGAAAGCCGACGGAGAAGCCGGTCAAGAAAGGGGCGGTGAGGCGCAAGGCAAAGGGCTAGCACTTCACTCGTCCTCCCAGCTGGCACAACGGCCGGTTTGCGTTGCGTTTGAGCAGTCCAGGCTCAAGATCGAGATCACCCACAAACCCATCTTGATCTTGTCGCGACGGACCATTCCGGGGTCGGGGCGCCAGCCAATCGGCGTTCTGGCATCGGCCTAAGGTGACGCCTGATCCTGCCTTTTTCACAAAAACGGTCAGGGACGGTCCAGCAACCGGCTCCTCTATTTACGTTAGCAGAAAGCCGGCCACAAGAACCGTCAACAGCAAGGAGGCAGGCACCGCAAGGAGCCACCGAGCCTCCAAAACGCTGGTGTGTCGATCGTCCATACCTGGCCTCCTTGTCGCCATTGGTACGCTCGGCAGCATTTTGCCGGCGTCACAGTGCTGTGAGTCAACGGGGAGAGGCTGCAACCGTTCCGTGGCTTGGGCTCCGGTCCGAATGCCTACAGACTGAACTCTGATTGGAGCACGCAGACGGCCGCAAGCGGCAACCTCGCCCCCGACAAATTCATTGTGCCAGCGCTGCCGAGCACGTCCCTTCATCGGCAGTTCAGCAGGCAGGGTGGCCTCCCGGCGTGAATTTCACCCTTGCCTGCAAACCATCCGAAGCGAGAGATTTTTTTGGAGAATTCAATGAAGTCGCTATTCACCGGTTATGCCGCCGCCCTGATCCTCCTTGCCGGCATCGGCGCCGCAGCTGCCGACACCGTTGTTTTGCAGCCCGAGCAGGAAACTGTCATTCGCCAATACGTGAACAAGCAGCCGCTGGCTTCGGTCAAGCTTCCGGGCGTGGAACTCAAAATCGGGTCTGCGGTGCCTGACACAGTCGAGCTCCACGAAGTCCCAAACGTGAAGTATCGCTACACGGTGATCGAGGACCAGACCGTGGTCGTCGATCCTGAAACCCATACGATCGTTCAGGTCCTGCATTGACCGCCCTTTTGCTGTCTGGAGCGCTCGATTGGCGCTCCAGCCGACCCTCCAGTGATCCAGATTCGCGATAATGGAGCTCGAATGCAGGCGCCACTGGTCCCTACGATTTCGGCTTCAGCCGAAGTGCTTGCCCTCAAAGCCAGCCAGTTTCCGCCAGTCGAAGGTAACACCCACGCCCGGCTCGTCCGGAGCGATGGCGAGCCCGTCGTGCAGCCTGAGCGGCCGCGTCGTGTAGAAGATCGATATCGAAACTGTGCGTCTCGACCCAGCCAGCGATCGCAATCGTGGCATATCTCCTCGGCTCGGTTGTCCTGAATTACGGGGCACCGGACGCGCGGTGCTGGCCATCGGCGGGGGCGAGAATGCTTCGCGGCTGATGGGACTGCGCACCAATCGGGTGAAATTTCTCGTCTATGTCGCTAGCGGGGGTTGGCAGGGCTCGCCGGCGTCATCCTTGCCTCGCAGTTCGGAGCAGGGCAACCTATCGAAGGCGTCGGCTGGGAACTGTTCGTCATAGCTGCCGTCGTGGTGGGCGGCACGCTGCTCACGGGCGGCTCGGGGTCGGTGGCAACCACGCTTGCCGGCGTGCTCCTGCTCGGCATTCTTTTCAACGTCCTCAACTTCGAGAACGGGATGGGCTGGATTTCGCTTTCAGCCTACTGGCAATCAGTGATCCGCGGGCTGTTCCTTCTGGTCGTCGTCCTCCTGCAGGCCAGGCTGACCCGACGACGTGTCGGCGGCGCACCCTGAGCTCTCACCCCAGCGCAGTCGCAAGCGACGTGCTTTGGCAGTGCCGCGAGAATGACCCCTGCGGCAGACGTTTGAGGCGCAAGCGCGAGATCAGGACGAAACCAAAGCGGTCCGTGCCCGTTTGATACGGGTGCCATCGGCCGCGGAGCTCTATGATGAAAATGAAAATGGGTTCGAAGTGGGACCAAGCCTACGATTCGGCGGAGTTCGCGCAAAAATACGGTTTGACCCTCAGCCAAGCGAAAACCGTTATCAGGGCCAATGGGCCGTCGAAAAAGCAATGCGACATTGCCGCTCCGATCTTCCTCAAGGCCGCCAGACAATTCGGCCAGCGCCGCAGCGAGCGCAACTTTCCACATTGAGTTGTGACGTCAGCTAAGGGCAGCGGGTGGAAAAGGCATTCAATAAATTTGCCGGCATGGTCGCGCGAGCCTCGGGTCGCCCTTTGGCCTTTGCACTTTGTTTGCTGTCAGTGATATTGTGGGCTATCTCCGG
This window contains:
- a CDS encoding MucR family transcriptional regulator, with the translated sequence MPAQDETNIEIISLTADIVSAYVSKNPLPAANLPDLIASIHSSLTGIKGPTVVEQPPLVPAVNPKRSVTPDYIISLEDGRKFKMMKRYLGLLGLTPDEYRAKWGLPRDYPMVAPNYATARSALAKSIGLGRKPTEKPVKKGAVRRKAKG
- a CDS encoding DUF1236 domain-containing protein; translated protein: MKSLFTGYAAALILLAGIGAAAADTVVLQPEQETVIRQYVNKQPLASVKLPGVELKIGSAVPDTVELHEVPNVKYRYTVIEDQTVVVDPETHTIVQVLH